The proteins below are encoded in one region of Pseudomonas entomophila L48:
- a CDS encoding AzlD domain-containing protein — MIWLLIFAMGAVVFLNRYAFLEPRLPLRLSSNARQFLGFAVPGMLTAICGPIIFLPGHQLDLSPLNPYLLGSLVAITLVLLTRSVLLSMLASMLIFFLLRSWLA, encoded by the coding sequence ATGATCTGGCTGCTGATCTTCGCCATGGGCGCGGTGGTGTTCCTCAACCGCTACGCCTTCCTCGAACCGCGCCTGCCGCTGCGCCTGAGCTCCAACGCGCGGCAGTTCCTCGGCTTCGCCGTGCCTGGCATGCTCACGGCGATCTGCGGGCCGATCATCTTCCTGCCCGGCCACCAGCTCGACCTGAGCCCGCTCAACCCCTACCTGCTCGGCTCACTGGTGGCCATCACCCTGGTGCTGTTGACCCGCAGCGTGTTGCTGAGCATGCTGGCGAGCATGCTGATCTTCTTCCTCCTGCGCAGCTGGCTGGCATGA
- a CDS encoding AzlC family ABC transporter permease yields MSSPPIARHAFLKGAIAILPLSLAVAPWGLLAGSMAIEANLSAWEGQGLSAIVFAGAAQLVAIGMLKGGANLFSILLTTLLLTSQHLLYGLSMRPVMSGLPTRWRLGLGFLLTDEFFALTSHHDQQQFNRWYALGVGLTFYVAWNLFTLAGIVLGQNIPHLDQLGLDFSIVATFVALIAPLVRNLPTVVCVAVSLFCSVLFSYWHCETALVAAGLLGMAAGFVCQKFSGGRS; encoded by the coding sequence ATGTCCAGCCCGCCTATCGCCCGTCACGCCTTCCTCAAAGGCGCCATCGCCATCCTGCCGCTGTCCCTGGCCGTCGCCCCCTGGGGCCTGCTGGCCGGCTCCATGGCCATCGAAGCCAACCTCAGCGCCTGGGAGGGCCAGGGCCTGTCCGCCATCGTCTTCGCCGGTGCCGCGCAACTGGTGGCCATCGGCATGCTCAAGGGCGGCGCCAACCTGTTCTCGATCCTGCTCACCACCCTGCTGCTGACTTCGCAGCACCTGCTCTACGGACTGTCGATGCGCCCGGTGATGTCCGGCCTGCCGACCCGCTGGCGGCTGGGCCTGGGTTTCCTGCTCACCGATGAGTTCTTCGCCCTCACCAGCCACCACGACCAACAGCAGTTCAACCGCTGGTACGCCCTGGGCGTCGGCCTGACGTTCTATGTAGCGTGGAACCTGTTCACCCTGGCCGGCATTGTCCTCGGCCAGAACATCCCGCACCTGGACCAACTGGGCCTGGACTTCTCCATCGTCGCCACCTTCGTCGCGCTGATCGCGCCGCTGGTACGCAACCTGCCGACCGTGGTGTGCGTGGCGGTGTCGCTGTTCTGCTCGGTGCTGTTCAGCTACTGGCACTGTGAAACCGCCCTGGTGGCCGCCGGCCTGCTGGGCATGGCCGCAGGCTTCGTCTGCCAGAAATTCTCCGGAGGCCGCTCATGA
- a CDS encoding AraC family transcriptional regulator has protein sequence MSTPLREQAHLWQAPALGDVEMLHARYIQQRFAPHVHEGYVFTVIESGAQRFWHRGSEHLAPVGSMVLINPDELHTGATAHEAGWRYRGFYPEHERVTGVLEELELGRHGLPRFKDSVIQDPALAAAFSQLHQLSESNASALEQQTAWRHAVLALVQRHGHCAEPAAPGNEPLAVARARELLESQLAEPPSLEALAAAVNLSPFHFARVFRQATGLPPHAWLKQRRLARARELLRSGLPALEVAFVLGFADQSHLSRQFKQAYGVTPGAYRQACLGLA, from the coding sequence ATGAGCACGCCCCTGCGCGAACAAGCCCACCTGTGGCAGGCGCCCGCCCTCGGCGACGTCGAGATGCTGCACGCCCGCTACATCCAGCAGCGTTTTGCCCCGCACGTGCATGAAGGCTATGTGTTCACGGTGATCGAGTCCGGCGCCCAGCGTTTCTGGCACCGCGGCAGCGAGCACCTGGCGCCGGTGGGCAGCATGGTGCTGATCAACCCCGACGAGTTGCACACCGGCGCCACCGCCCACGAGGCCGGCTGGCGCTACCGCGGTTTCTATCCCGAGCACGAGCGGGTCACCGGCGTGCTCGAGGAGCTGGAGCTGGGCCGCCACGGCCTGCCTCGGTTCAAGGACAGCGTGATCCAGGACCCGGCCCTGGCCGCCGCGTTCAGCCAGTTGCACCAGCTCTCCGAGAGCAACGCCAGCGCCTTGGAGCAACAGACCGCCTGGCGCCATGCCGTGCTCGCCCTGGTGCAGCGCCACGGCCATTGCGCCGAGCCCGCCGCCCCCGGCAACGAGCCACTGGCCGTGGCCCGGGCCCGTGAGCTGCTGGAGAGCCAACTGGCCGAACCGCCATCGCTGGAAGCCCTCGCGGCTGCGGTTAACCTCTCCCCGTTTCACTTCGCCCGGGTGTTCCGTCAGGCCACCGGCCTGCCACCCCATGCCTGGCTCAAGCAGCGCCGCCTGGCGCGCGCAAGGGAGCTCCTGAGAAGTGGCCTGCCGGCCCTGGAAGTCGCTTTCGTCCTGGGCTTCGCCGACCAGAGCCACCTCAGCCGCCAGTTCAAGCAAGCCTACGGGGTCACGCCCGGGGCCTATCGCCAGGCTTGCCTGGGCCTGGCATAG
- a CDS encoding copper chaperone PCu(A)C yields the protein MSMQPIKRGLAALALMSLALPALAQTTVSDAWVRASVPHQQSTGAFMTLTASSDSKLVSVASPVAKTVQVHEMTMNGDVMGMREVKAVELPAGKAVTLDPNGLHVMLMGLNQQVKEGEQVPLTLTIEDAKGAKETLQVQAPVRALTAESSGHDHMHMNH from the coding sequence ATGTCGATGCAACCGATCAAGCGCGGCCTGGCCGCCCTGGCCCTGATGAGCCTGGCCCTGCCGGCCCTGGCCCAGACCACCGTGAGCGACGCCTGGGTGCGCGCCAGCGTGCCGCACCAGCAGTCCACCGGTGCCTTCATGACCCTCACCGCCAGCAGCGACAGCAAGCTGGTAAGCGTTGCTTCGCCCGTGGCCAAGACCGTGCAGGTACACGAGATGACCATGAACGGTGACGTGATGGGCATGCGTGAAGTGAAGGCGGTCGAGCTGCCGGCCGGCAAGGCGGTGACGCTGGACCCAAATGGTCTGCACGTGATGCTGATGGGCCTGAACCAGCAGGTGAAGGAAGGTGAGCAGGTGCCGCTGACCTTGACCATCGAGGATGCCAAGGGCGCGAAAGAGACGTTGCAGGTTCAAGCGCCAGTGCGTGCGCTGACCGCCGAGAGCAGCGGGCACGACCATATGCACATGAACCACTGA